A region of the Acinetobacter defluvii genome:
CACCAAACGTTGTAGTAAATCATCCGCTTGTTCTTTGTTCATATTTAGCGCAGGAAGTAAACGTACCACATTACCTGAGGTTACATTAATGATAAGTTTGTGTTCATCACGGGCAATATTGACCAACTCGGCACAATCTTTCGGTAATTCAATACCGATCATCATACCAAAACCACGTACAATTACATTTTGCTCAGCAAGTTGGCTACGGAATTGATCAACCAAATATGTACCAATATTAGCAGCATTTTCAACGATATTTTCTTTTTGGATTAAATCAATCACGGTATAGACAATACGTGAACCTAAATGCGTACCGCTATAAGTAGAACCATGATTACCCGCAGTTAGCACCCCAACACCACGACCTTGTGTCATCACCGCACCGATCGGAAAACCATTGCCTAAACCTTTTGCAGTGGTTAAAACGTCTGGTACGATGTTGGTATGTTGATAGGCAAAGTATTTACCTGTACGACCATTCCCCGTTTGTACTTCATCCAACATCATGAGCCAGTTGTGTTGGTTACAAATGTGGCGAATCTCTTCAAGATAGCTAAAGCCTTGCGGAGCAGTGTTTACACCGCCTTCACCTTGGATCGGTTCAACCAAAATCGCTACAATATCTGGATGCTGAATCGCAGCTTCTTCAATGGCTTCAATATCACCAAAAGGTACACGGATAAAACCTTCGACCAAAGGTGCAAAACCTTCTTGAACTTTTTTATTGCCTGTTGCAGACAATGTAGCAAGCGTACGACCATGAAAAGAATGATCAGCGACAATAATTTTAGGGTGAGCCACACCTTGCATATGACCAAATTTACGGGCAATTTTGATCGCACCTTCGTTGGATTCTGCACCACTGTTAGAGAAGAAAATTTCTTCCATACCTGACACTTCTGCAAGTTTTTGTGCAGCCGCAGTTTGCCAAGGCACTTCATAGATATTACTCGTATGAATCAAGGTCGCAGCTTGATCGGCAATTGCTTCAGCAAGCACAGGGTGTGCATGACCCAAACCACACACCGCAATTCCGGTTAAAGCATCTAAATATTCAGTGCCATCTTCGGTATAAAGATAAGAACCTCGTCCTCGTACAAAGCTGATCGGTTGACGGCTAAATACAGGCATCAAATGCGATGGTTGATCAGTTTGTACCGGAGCGAGGGTAATGTTGTTCATGACTTACTCTTATCTGAGGAGTGAAAAATTAAAAGATTATATAAGCAAAAACTGAGGCAGATTTAAAGCCTAAATACAAATAAAATTGGAAATAATCGTCAAGTCATACTCTTTACGTTGGATTTAGGTATAATGCAGACAGATGAGTTGAGGATTTAATCAATGACTGAACAAGCGCGTGATACAGAAGCGTTAATTCGCGACCAAATTGCTAAACATGCTGTACTTCTTTATATGAAAGGCACACCACAATTCCCACAATGTGGTTTTTCTGCGCGTGCAGTAGAAGCACTTAGCCAAATCGGTCGTCCATTTGCTTATGTTAATATCATGGAAAATCCAGATATTCGTGCAATTTTGCCACAAATTGCAAACTGGCCTACATTCCCACAATTATGGATCAATGGCGAGTTGATCGGTGGCAGTGATATTATGCTGGAAATGTTCCAAAATGGCGAGTTAAAACCATTAGTTGAACAATACAGCCCAGCGCCTGACGCTTAATCGCTAAAGATGTAGGCGTAAAAAAAGCACCGTAAGGTGCTTTTTTATTGCTTTAAGTTAGCCTATTTATATAACTATTTTATTTATAATAAAATGAAGGGTTTATTAAAAAATACCAAGCTTTTGATTTATCTTTAAAGGTTATCTGTCCAATTTTTGCAAAATAGTCATTGAATTTAGTTGGTTTTGACCACATCTTAATGAAAAAGATTTATCTTATTTTAGAGACTAGAATTTATATGTTATTTCATTTACCTAAGTTGCCTGCTGAAATTCGTGTGAGTCATTTAAATACACGTATTAACGAACAACGAAAAAAAATTGCACAAACCACCGCATCAAAACTAGAGCTTTTACAGCTCACCCAACAATTTGCTAAAGAAGCCCGTGCACGTAAAAAGACCAATCAAAAAATTTATGTTTTAGATTTCAAAGGTGATGTACAAGCATCCGCAGTAGAAAATTTACGTGAAGAAATTACGTTGATTTTAGCAACGGCCAAAGCAGGGCGTGATCGTGTGGTGGTACGCCTAGAAAGTCCAGGTGGAATGGTACATGGTTATGGTTTAGCGGCAGCACAGTTGGTACGTTTGCGTGATGCAGGTTTTCATTTAACCATTTGTGTCGATAAAGTTGCAGCAAGTGGTGGTTATATGATGGCATGTATTGCTTCAGAGATTATTTCTGCGCCATTTGCTGTGGTTGGCTCAATCGGTGTTGTGGCTCAAGTACCTAATTTTAATCGTTTATTGAAAGAGCATAATATTGATTTTGAGTTATATACCGCAGGGCAATACAAACGTACTGTAACCATGTTTGGTGAAAATACGGAAGAAGGTAAAGCCAAGTTTGAAGAAGAGTTGCAACAAACCCATGCTTTGTTCAAACACTTTGTTGAAAAGTATCGTCCGCAGTTAAATGTAGAAAAAGTAGCAACAGGTGAGCATTGGTATGGTGAAGATGCTTTAAATCTTAATTTAGTAGAGAAGTTGCAAACTTCAGATGAATATATTCTGAGTTTGTTACCACAGCATGATGTATATGCGATTCAGACTCGCCGTAAACCAACTTTGGGTGAAAAGTTAGGTTTACAAGCTGCGCAAATGGCAGATAGTTTAATTCCATCTATGGTGAATAAATTAGTGGATACTTTTACCCAAGCGAATGCCAATTTAGTGCAAATGCGTGATCCTAAACTTTGATTTAGATCATCTTAAATGAAGAAAAAGCACTCAATCGAGTGCTTTTTTATTTTTATTAGTCGTCATTAACATAACTAAGCCTGTAAATATCGCGCCAAGAGTGGCTAAAAACATATCTTTGTGAGCATCCCAAATATCGCCTTGTTGCCCATTATAATTTTCAGCTTGTTCAGGCGATAAACCAATGGCAATCCACCATTCGATCCACTCATAAAATAGACTACTTGCCATGATGAATTGCACTGTGATTAAAAATAATGCTTTATGCGTTAAAGCAGGTAACCACACTTGAAATAAACGATAAAAAAATGGGTACAGAAATAATCCATATACGAGATGAACCAAACGATCATACATATTCCGTTGCCAACCCATTATTTGATTTAAATCAAAATGGAAAATCGCTTTAATCCATGCATTATAAGGAACGTATGAATATAAATAATGGGCAGCAGAAACGTGGATCAGTAAAAATAAAATATAGAGTAAAAATGCAGAATAACTTAGCCCAAATTTTTTTAAACAAATAAACAGCATGATCAGCATAAGTACTGTGCCTACTTGGTGGAGCAGGTAGGACTCAAACTCTAAAGGCTGGATACTTGCAAAGAGAATGGCAATGGCAAGTACTGCTAAGGTCAGCCAATGTTTTAAGGTAAGTTGATAATAGATCATTTAATTTTTATGGTTTAAAAAAATAATCTGAATGATATAGGATAATAGATACTTCTAAAATATTTTTATGCCATAGATTTTATTGATAATACAAGTGAGTTTGAATATTTTGGATAAATAAAAACGAAGCCGAAGCCTCGTTTTTATTTATCTTTGAAATTAGATTCTAAACTTAGAGCTTAGCAATCAAATCTTTGATTTGTTTTGCTTGATCTGCTGCATTGCCTGTATAGGTGGCAGGTGTCATTTCGGCTAAACGAGCACGATCTGCAGCAGGCACAGCTTCAAGCTCATTACCATTAACAAAATCAACCATCATGTCACGAGTCATGGCTTGCCCACGTGTCAGTGCTTTTAATTTTTCGTATGGTTTTTCAACATTGTAGCGACGCATAACGGTTTGAATGGGTTCAGCCAAAACTTCTTGTGCATGATCCAAATCTTCAAGTAAACGTGCTGCATTTAACTCAAGTTTACCGATGCCTTTTAAGCAAGCTTCAAACGCAATTAAACTTTGCGCCAAGCCTACCCCCATATTACGAAGCACTGTAGAGTCTGTTAAGTCACGTTGCCAACGAGAAATTGGTAGTTTTTCGCCTAAATGTGCCAATACAGCATTGGCAATGCCTAAGTTACCTTCAGAGTTTTCGAAATCAATTGGATTGACTTTATGTGGCATGGTTGAAGAACCCACTTCGCCTTCTTTCAAGCGTTGTTTGAAGAAGCCGAGTGAGATATAGCCCCAAACGTCACGGTTAAAGTCGATCAAGATCGTGTTGAAACGACGTAAAGCATCAAATAACTCAGCGATATAATCGTGTGGCTCGATTTGTGTGGTATATGGGTTAAACGTTAAACCTAAAGATTCAACAAATGCTTGCGAGTGTGCAGGCCAGTTGATTTCAGGATAAGCAGAGTAGTGTGCATTGTAGTTACCTACAGCACCGTTAATTTTACCTAGCAACTCAACTTGGTTAAATTGTTTGATTTGGCGTGCTAAACGGTAAGCCACGTTCGCCATTTCTTTACCCAAAGTGGTTGGGCTAGCCGTTTGACCATGGGTACGTGACAACATTGGTTGTTCTGCATGGGTTTCAGCTAAACTCGCAATTGCATCAACGATTTGTTGCATTGATTCAACAAGTACAGCACGACCATTTTTCAACATTAAAGCATGTGACAAGTTATTGATGTCTTCAGACGTACATGCAAAGTGAATGAATTCACCTGCATTTTTAAGTTCTGCGATGTTCGCAATTTGTTCTTTTAAGAAATATTCAACCGCTTTCACATCATGGTTGGTGGTGCGTTCGATTTCTTTAATGCGGTTGGCATTGTCTTCTGAGAAGTTTGCAACAATCGCATCTAAAGCAGCGTTAGTTTCTGCTGAAAAAGGAGGAACTTCTGTGATTTCAGGACGGTTCGCAAGCGCTTGTAACCAACGCACTTCAACAGTCACACGAGCATGGATCAAACCAAACTCAGAGAGGAAAGGACGGAGAGCATCACATTTGCTCGCATAGCGTCCATCTAATGGCGAAAGTGCAGTTAAAGCGTTCATAGAGATTCCTTAGACTTTGGAATTAAACGAAAAGCGAAAAAGATGCTGCTTCATTCAAGTTATGCAACCTGATATTGAAGGCGAGCAAGCTCTTGAATATCTCGTAGCAATTTACGTTTGCTAAAAATCATTGCCCAAGAACTACCACCGAGCTGACGCCAAAGGTGCGCCATTTGTAACCCTGTAAATAGACAGGCACGAATACGGTTGGTATGTGAAGGGTCTTTAAATGCTTCGGCATTGCCACGCACTAAAATACGAGGATTGATTTGTCCTGCAGTATCGACATAGGTCTGTGCAAGATTGGCAATAATACTGGGATGGGTATAGTCATTATCGAAAAAAGACAATTGTTTTAATATTTTTTGTTGAGATTTTTCAATGATTTCGACAAATTTAGGATTGCCATAGACTTTTTTTTCTAAGGCTAATAATGCCATCGCATAGGACATAGGGAGTTTGGCATTAGATAATTTGGGAATTTTAGACTTTGGTGCGGGATTAAAGGGTTGGGTAATGCTGCCTTCTAAAGTTTTTAAGCCTAAGGAAATATCAGATAATTTACAGAAAAAGTCTAAAGTTTGTGAGGATTGATTATCTTGTGGGCGGATATTTAGGCTGGCTTTAATGAGTTGCTCAAAATAGAAATTACCACTTTCACCAATACTTTGACGTCCTGACATTGCTGTCATATGGGTAAGCTGTGTTGCTTGAAACACTGCTGCCAACGCCAAAGCTTTATTTTGGCGCTGATTCAAAGTTTGAGGCTGTTGAAAGGGAAGATCAACCATGCCTAAATTCCTTTCAGTTTGTTAAATAATTTTAGTCAATAAAATCAGGCTTTGGTGCATTGGTATGATGAATCACGCCACCACCTAAGCAGATTTCACCTGCATAGAACACCACGCTTTGACCAGGTGTGACCGCACGTTGAGGTTCATCAAACTCCACACGTACCCCGTTCGGCGTACTTGGATCTTTAAATAAAGTACACATTTGATCGGGCTGGCGGTAACGTGTTTTCGCAGTACATTTAAAACCAGCTTCAGGAATGTCCTGCTCACCAGCAACCCAATCAATCGCCTCTGACCATAAAATGGTACTTTGCATGAGAGGATGTTCATGACCTTGACCGATCACTAAACGGTTATTGGCAATATCCTTATGTAGAACGAACCATGCCCCTTCTTCAGCACCTTTAAGACCGCCTAAGCCAATCCCACCACGCTGACCGAGCGTATAGTACATTAAGCCATGATGTTCACCAACCTCTTTTCCTGTATCAAGGACAATTTTTCCAGGTTGGGCAGGCAAATATTGCTTTAAAAAGTCATTAAAACGACGTTCACCAATAAAACAAATCCCTGTAGAATCTTTTTTCTTAGCCGTTGCTAAGCCAAGTTCTTCTGCAATTTTACGTACTTGTGGTTTTTCGATTTCCCCGACAGGAAACAAAGTCTTGTTAATTTCACGACCATGTACAGCATGCAAGAAATAAGTTTGATCTTTATTTTGATCTACGCCACGCAGTAAAGGTGCATATTCTTCACCACGGCTATTGATCAAGGTTTCCCCACGACGACAATAATGTCCCGTCGCAATAAAGTCTGCACCCAAGTTCACCGCATGGTCTAAAAATGCACGGAATTTAATTTCTTTATTACATAAAATATCTGGGTTTGGTGTACGACCTGCAGCATATTCTTTTAAGAAATGTTCAAAGACACGATCCCAATATTCCATGGCAAAATTTGCGGTATGTAGCTTAATCCCGATTTTGTCACACACGGCTTGTGCATCAGCAAGATCTTCCATTGCCGTACAATATTCCGTGCCATCATCTTCTTCCCAGTTTTTCATGAAAAGCCCTTCAACCTGATAACCTTGTTGAAGTAAAAGCGCAGCAGAAACAGATGAATCTACACCACCCGACATACCGACGATGACACGTTGTTGCATAGGACTAAGCATCCAAATTTGAAATGAAAGGAGAGTTTTGATGCTCATAGATGAGCGAAAGTGGGTATTTTTGCCCAGAAAGCGCATCTTGTACAGCTTTAATCACCAATGGGCTGCGGGCACGTGCTGATTCGATCAATTCATCGAGTGTCATCCACGTTGGTCCAATGATGCCTGTATCCAGTTCAGCTTCAGGGAAGTATTCAAGCACATGGGCTAAAAAACAGAATCTAAAATAGGTGCGATCTGGAAACATTGGGGGGGTATAAGTGTAAATTCCTAATAATGAATCGACTTCGACAGCATGACCTGTTTCTTCCATCGTTTCACGAATTGCGGCTTGAACAATGGATTCACCATATTCGACATGACCTGCAGGCTGGTTAAATACCGTGTGCATTACACCTTCGGTATGTTCTTCAACAAAAAGAAATTTTCCGTCTTTTTCGACAACAGTCGCGACAGTAACATGAGGTATCCAAGAGGTCATAACCAAAACCGTGGGAAATAAAGCGATATTCTACAAAAAATAGCCATTGATGGCTATTTTTTAATGTTCTGTATCGGAAAATCGAATTTAGTTTATATAAATTAATTGTGTTTAGATTTCCGATATTGATTGGGTGTCATTCCCGTGTGTCGCTTAAAGAAATGATTTAAGGCACTTTGCTCTGAAAATGATAATAAACTTGCAATATCGGATAGCGAGAGCTGCTCATCCTGAATATAGGTTTTTGCGAGTTCAAGACGCATTGAGGCTAAAATAGTTTTAAAATTTAATTTCTGTTCACGTAATAGATTCAGCAATTTAGATTTGGAAATCGCCATTTCTTTTGCCACAAAATCAAGTGTCGGTGAACCTTGATCAATCCCCAAAGCTAACGCTTTTTGTACTTTATTTAATATTGTATTTTCAGGGGTAATATGCAAATGATGCATGTATTTAAGTTGCGCCTCAGCTTGGCGATGATATAGCGCTATAAAATAGTCATGACTCAGATTAATTGGTTGCTTTAGATTGTTTTTTTCAAAAATGATAGCTCCGACTTTGCATTGAAAATACAGGGGGCAGTTAAAAAAGGATTCGTAAATAAAGATGTTTTTTGGCATTGCACCAGGTAGTTCAATATATTGTGGTTTCAAAGTTTTTTCATCTGGGTTGAGTTGCCACAACATTTGCATAAAACAACTGATACCTAGTTCATACCCGATACGGATAGTATTCATCAATATACTATTGTCAGCATAGTCTTCAAGTTGTGGCACATTCCATTGAATTTTAAGTGTTTGATCATTTTCAATAATATCAACCACAAAACCATCCCACATCAGCGCATAATATTTTTTAAATTGCAAAATAGCCTGCTCAAAATCACGACTATGTAAAATTAAATAACCTAAGACTCCTGAATAAGAAGGTTGAAAATGTTGTGCGATTTTTAAGCCCAAAGCATCGCGAGGATGCAGTTGGGAAATAGAATGCAGAATAAAACCCAATTCAGTGAGTTGCACCCGATCATCAGGCTGCCAAGACTGCATGTAGCGAAATAATTCTACATTTTGAATATTTTGTTCTGTTAGAAAATCACGGAACATGCCTGCAATAGCGCCATTCACTGTTGCTTTTTGATTCATATTCTTTGTTAAGTTTTATTTTAAATAGAGCCAAATCATAGCAAAGCACATACAGAATAAAAGCTTAATGTTGCAATAAATTATGCAATTTTCTGCAAACTTTCAGTAGAACTTGGATTTTTGGAGTAAATCATTGCTTGATGCATCAGTTGATAACCTTGCATCGCTATTTTTTCTTGAAATATTTTCAGCACGGCAGGCGCTTGCATGGCTTTGACTAAAGCTTTGCCTGATTGAATCGCAATTTTATCTTTCATAGCTGAACGTGGCAGTCCTGCAAGTTTGCAAATTTCTTTTGGCGTTAAAGCAACGACAATGGTTTTCAGCACAGGATAAAATTTTAAAATCATTTGCATGACTTGATCATCAGTTTCAACGCCTGATGGATCAAGCAAGATGTTGATAATGTCACGCGTTTGTTGGGTGATGGCTGCTTTACTATTGGTGAGCTGAATATAGGTACGAAACTCTTGACGTGTCTGTGGAAGATCAGTCAAATCGCCAATTTTTTCCATTGCATAACCATGTTTACGGGCACTTTCCTTGACGGTTTCAATACTCAAATTAGGATAAACTTCCTGTAAAGAAATCAGATATTGCACACTTTCCCTAAAAAATTGCGCTTCTTCTTTAGCAGGTAACTTTCCTACAAGTTTTTCATAGGCATAATAAACCGAATGCCACGTGATCAAATGTGTACCTACCACCAATAAAGGATCGAGGGCACTATACTGTTGTCCTGTCAGTGGAATATCACCTTTTATATGAGAATGTAACTTAAACAGGCGTTGATTGGCTTTGCTTACGGTTTCAGTATCTGCAAAAATCACAGTTAGAAAATAGGTCATGGTACGACTTAAACGCCCAATCGGGTCGGATTTATAGGTTGCACGATCTGATAGTGCTGCAGCAGCATCAATACTTGCCAAAACTTCGATATAAAATGATCGTGTGAGTCCGATGAACGCAGCAGGATGAGACCAAACTTTCCAGCTGATTGAGTTAGGACCAAATAATCCATGATCTTTAAAGTTGGTATTTATAGCATTTAAATCGAAATGAATAGAGGATTCAGACATGGCATTCCCTAATGTGATTATATTGCGGATTAAAATATAAGAATGATGCTAAATCAGAAAAAAATGCAAATATTGATTATAAGTTGCGAAATTTGATTTTAATTGCAATTATTTGAGTAATACCTATAAGTTTGTTAATGATCATTACACATGCTGCATGAGCAACATGTGTAATTGGGCTTTATTTGACTGTAAAATTAGCTGTAAAACTACGTGCTTCACGTCGTGCATCTGGATCAGATGGCATAGGGAAGGGCGCAGCATTTCGTACCGCTTGTTCAACACTGGCTTTTACATCTGGATCAGAAGCATTGACAACCACTGAAGCTACAGCTCCACTGTCTGTTAAAGTGACACGTGCCGATGCTTTTTGTCCAGAAGAATTACTAGGCATACGCCAAGCACTACGGACTTTGTTTTCAAAATCACGTTTTGCAGAAGATGCAATTTTTTTTGCTTCCGCTTTTTTTGCTGCAGCTTCTTCATTGGCTTTTTGAGCAGCAGTGGCTTTGGCTTCAGCGGCTGCTTTCTCTTTGGCTTCTGTATCTGCTTTACGTTTTGCCTCTGCTTTTGCAGCAGCATCCGCTTTGGCTTTTTCATTTGCCTCTTGCTTGGCTTTGGCAGCAGCGTCAGCTTTTTCACGTTTGGCTTTGTCCGCAGCCTCTTGCTTAGCTTTAGCAGCAGCGTCAGCTTTTTCACGTTTGGCTTTGTCCGCAGCCTCTTGCTTAGCTTTTGCAGCAGCATCAGCTTTTTCACGTTTCGCTTTTTCTGCAGCCTCTTGCTTGGCTTTAGCAGCTTGTGCAGCTTTTTCCTGTGCTAATTTTGCAGCACGATCTTGGCGTGCTTTTTCAGCAGCATCCGCTTTAGCCTTTGCATTTGCTTCTTGTTTCGCTTTTGCAGCAGCTTCTGCTTTTGCCTGACGTGCTTTTTCATTGGCTTCCGCTCTCGCTTTTTCGACTGCTTCACGTTTAGCTGCGGCTGCAGCTTCTGCCTTGGCTTTGGCATTTGCTTCAGCTTTAGCTCTTTCAGCATCATTTTTAGCTTGGCGAATTTTTTCGGCAGCGTCTAGACGAGCTTTTTCTGCTTCTGCTGCTTTTAAGCGTGCTGCATCAGCAGCTTTGGCTTTGGCTTTTGCTGCTTCAGCGGCTGCCTTTTGTTCAGCTTCAGCGGCTTTTGCCTCAGCCGCTGCCTTTTGCATGTCAACTTTAGGCGTTGGTGTTGGAAGAGGTAGGGCTATGATTGGAATGTTTGGTGCATCCGTTACAGGTTCAGCCGTTTGTTGAACATTTTCGGCAACAGTGCTATCCGCAGTTTCGTTTGCATCTGTAATTTCCAAAGGCTCAGCTTCTGGTGGTGGAATATCTTCAGGTTTGACCAATACCGTTTTGATCTGCTTAGGTGGTTCAAGTGGTTTACTCATACCCAAAAAAAGTAAGCCAACAAGCGCCACGACATGGACACCAACGGTGAACCCAAGTGCAATCGCATTTTCTTTGGAT
Encoded here:
- the mnmA gene encoding tRNA 2-thiouridine(34) synthase MnmA, which codes for MQQRVIVGMSGGVDSSVSAALLLQQGYQVEGLFMKNWEEDDGTEYCTAMEDLADAQAVCDKIGIKLHTANFAMEYWDRVFEHFLKEYAAGRTPNPDILCNKEIKFRAFLDHAVNLGADFIATGHYCRRGETLINSRGEEYAPLLRGVDQNKDQTYFLHAVHGREINKTLFPVGEIEKPQVRKIAEELGLATAKKKDSTGICFIGERRFNDFLKQYLPAQPGKIVLDTGKEVGEHHGLMYYTLGQRGGIGLGGLKGAEEGAWFVLHKDIANNRLVIGQGHEHPLMQSTILWSEAIDWVAGEQDIPEAGFKCTAKTRYRQPDQMCTLFKDPSTPNGVRVEFDEPQRAVTPGQSVVFYAGEICLGGGVIHHTNAPKPDFID
- a CDS encoding NUDIX hydrolase, whose translation is MTSWIPHVTVATVVEKDGKFLFVEEHTEGVMHTVFNQPAGHVEYGESIVQAAIRETMEETGHAVEVDSLLGIYTYTPPMFPDRTYFRFCFLAHVLEYFPEAELDTGIIGPTWMTLDELIESARARSPLVIKAVQDALSGQKYPLSLIYEHQNSPFISNLDA
- the hflD gene encoding high frequency lysogenization protein HflD, with amino-acid sequence MVDLPFQQPQTLNQRQNKALALAAVFQATQLTHMTAMSGRQSIGESGNFYFEQLIKASLNIRPQDNQSSQTLDFFCKLSDISLGLKTLEGSITQPFNPAPKSKIPKLSNAKLPMSYAMALLALEKKVYGNPKFVEIIEKSQQKILKQLSFFDNDYTHPSIIANLAQTYVDTAGQINPRILVRGNAEAFKDPSHTNRIRACLFTGLQMAHLWRQLGGSSWAMIFSKRKLLRDIQELARLQYQVA
- a CDS encoding oxygenase MpaB family protein; the encoded protein is MSESSIHFDLNAINTNFKDHGLFGPNSISWKVWSHPAAFIGLTRSFYIEVLASIDAAAALSDRATYKSDPIGRLSRTMTYFLTVIFADTETVSKANQRLFKLHSHIKGDIPLTGQQYSALDPLLVVGTHLITWHSVYYAYEKLVGKLPAKEEAQFFRESVQYLISLQEVYPNLSIETVKESARKHGYAMEKIGDLTDLPQTRQEFRTYIQLTNSKAAITQQTRDIINILLDPSGVETDDQVMQMILKFYPVLKTIVVALTPKEICKLAGLPRSAMKDKIAIQSGKALVKAMQAPAVLKIFQEKIAMQGYQLMHQAMIYSKNPSSTESLQKIA
- the grxD gene encoding Grx4 family monothiol glutaredoxin → MTEQARDTEALIRDQIAKHAVLLYMKGTPQFPQCGFSARAVEALSQIGRPFAYVNIMENPDIRAILPQIANWPTFPQLWINGELIGGSDIMLEMFQNGELKPLVEQYSPAPDA
- a CDS encoding DUF2238 domain-containing protein is translated as MIYYQLTLKHWLTLAVLAIAILFASIQPLEFESYLLHQVGTVLMLIMLFICLKKFGLSYSAFLLYILFLLIHVSAAHYLYSYVPYNAWIKAIFHFDLNQIMGWQRNMYDRLVHLVYGLFLYPFFYRLFQVWLPALTHKALFLITVQFIMASSLFYEWIEWWIAIGLSPEQAENYNGQQGDIWDAHKDMFLATLGAIFTGLVMLMTTNKNKKALD
- a CDS encoding cell envelope integrity protein TolA, whose protein sequence is MKDFNKPQSKENAIALGFTVGVHVVALVGLLFLGMSKPLEPPKQIKTVLVKPEDIPPPEAEPLEITDANETADSTVAENVQQTAEPVTDAPNIPIIALPLPTPTPKVDMQKAAAEAKAAEAEQKAAAEAAKAKAKAADAARLKAAEAEKARLDAAEKIRQAKNDAERAKAEANAKAKAEAAAAAKREAVEKARAEANEKARQAKAEAAAKAKQEANAKAKADAAEKARQDRAAKLAQEKAAQAAKAKQEAAEKAKREKADAAAKAKQEAADKAKREKADAAAKAKQEAADKAKREKADAAAKAKQEANEKAKADAAAKAEAKRKADTEAKEKAAAEAKATAAQKANEEAAAKKAEAKKIASSAKRDFENKVRSAWRMPSNSSGQKASARVTLTDSGAVASVVVNASDPDVKASVEQAVRNAAPFPMPSDPDARREARSFTANFTVK
- a CDS encoding aspartate aminotransferase family protein; the protein is MNNITLAPVQTDQPSHLMPVFSRQPISFVRGRGSYLYTEDGTEYLDALTGIAVCGLGHAHPVLAEAIADQAATLIHTSNIYEVPWQTAAAQKLAEVSGMEEIFFSNSGAESNEGAIKIARKFGHMQGVAHPKIIVADHSFHGRTLATLSATGNKKVQEGFAPLVEGFIRVPFGDIEAIEEAAIQHPDIVAILVEPIQGEGGVNTAPQGFSYLEEIRHICNQHNWLMMLDEVQTGNGRTGKYFAYQHTNIVPDVLTTAKGLGNGFPIGAVMTQGRGVGVLTAGNHGSTYSGTHLGSRIVYTVIDLIQKENIVENAANIGTYLVDQFRSQLAEQNVIVRGFGMMIGIELPKDCAELVNIARDEHKLIINVTSGNVVRLLPALNMNKEQADDLLQRLVPAIKNFVA
- the sohB gene encoding protease SohB yields the protein MLFHLPKLPAEIRVSHLNTRINEQRKKIAQTTASKLELLQLTQQFAKEARARKKTNQKIYVLDFKGDVQASAVENLREEITLILATAKAGRDRVVVRLESPGGMVHGYGLAAAQLVRLRDAGFHLTICVDKVAASGGYMMACIASEIISAPFAVVGSIGVVAQVPNFNRLLKEHNIDFELYTAGQYKRTVTMFGENTEEGKAKFEEELQQTHALFKHFVEKYRPQLNVEKVATGEHWYGEDALNLNLVEKLQTSDEYILSLLPQHDVYAIQTRRKPTLGEKLGLQAAQMADSLIPSMVNKLVDTFTQANANLVQMRDPKL
- a CDS encoding AraC family transcriptional regulator, which codes for MNQKATVNGAIAGMFRDFLTEQNIQNVELFRYMQSWQPDDRVQLTELGFILHSISQLHPRDALGLKIAQHFQPSYSGVLGYLILHSRDFEQAILQFKKYYALMWDGFVVDIIENDQTLKIQWNVPQLEDYADNSILMNTIRIGYELGISCFMQMLWQLNPDEKTLKPQYIELPGAMPKNIFIYESFFNCPLYFQCKVGAIIFEKNNLKQPINLSHDYFIALYHRQAEAQLKYMHHLHITPENTILNKVQKALALGIDQGSPTLDFVAKEMAISKSKLLNLLREQKLNFKTILASMRLELAKTYIQDEQLSLSDIASLLSFSEQSALNHFFKRHTGMTPNQYRKSKHN
- the purB gene encoding adenylosuccinate lyase, translated to MNALTALSPLDGRYASKCDALRPFLSEFGLIHARVTVEVRWLQALANRPEITEVPPFSAETNAALDAIVANFSEDNANRIKEIERTTNHDVKAVEYFLKEQIANIAELKNAGEFIHFACTSEDINNLSHALMLKNGRAVLVESMQQIVDAIASLAETHAEQPMLSRTHGQTASPTTLGKEMANVAYRLARQIKQFNQVELLGKINGAVGNYNAHYSAYPEINWPAHSQAFVESLGLTFNPYTTQIEPHDYIAELFDALRRFNTILIDFNRDVWGYISLGFFKQRLKEGEVGSSTMPHKVNPIDFENSEGNLGIANAVLAHLGEKLPISRWQRDLTDSTVLRNMGVGLAQSLIAFEACLKGIGKLELNAARLLEDLDHAQEVLAEPIQTVMRRYNVEKPYEKLKALTRGQAMTRDMMVDFVNGNELEAVPAADRARLAEMTPATYTGNAADQAKQIKDLIAKL